The following proteins come from a genomic window of Cytophagia bacterium CHB2:
- a CDS encoding glycosyltransferase, whose protein sequence is MSVAPLTSIIIPTYNRAAFLREAIASVLAQSARDFELLIVDDGSTDDTAKMCAAFGGQIHYISQAHRGVSAARNHGIRLARGRLITFLDSDDLWTPHKLAQQLAWMQQHSGMLLCYTNEIWIRHGRRVNQKLIHRKYGGWIYPYCLPRCIISPSSVLMRRELFEEIGVFDENLPVCEDYDLWLRVAARVEVGFIDEPLIIKRGGHGDQLSQSEWGSDRYRVAALLKMLADDRLNGEWRKATLAMLSQKCQILSQGFAKRSKLAEAAYYEELRRRHS, encoded by the coding sequence ATGTCTGTGGCTCCGTTGACGTCGATCATCATTCCGACCTACAATCGCGCTGCTTTTTTGCGAGAAGCAATCGCTTCCGTATTGGCGCAAAGCGCGCGCGATTTTGAGTTATTGATCGTTGACGATGGCTCGACCGACGACACCGCGAAAATGTGTGCGGCGTTTGGCGGACAAATTCACTACATTTCTCAGGCGCATCGCGGCGTGTCTGCCGCACGCAATCATGGCATCCGGCTGGCGCGCGGCCGCCTCATCACCTTTCTGGATTCGGATGATTTGTGGACGCCGCACAAACTCGCGCAGCAGCTCGCGTGGATGCAACAGCATTCCGGCATGCTGCTGTGTTACACCAACGAAATCTGGATTCGCCACGGGCGGCGGGTAAATCAGAAGTTGATTCACCGCAAATACGGCGGCTGGATTTATCCGTATTGCCTGCCGCGGTGCATCATCAGCCCCTCCTCCGTGTTGATGCGCCGCGAGTTATTCGAAGAGATTGGCGTATTCGATGAGAATCTGCCGGTTTGTGAGGATTATGATTTATGGCTGCGGGTCGCCGCGCGCGTCGAAGTCGGTTTTATCGACGAACCATTGATCATTAAACGCGGCGGGCACGGCGACCAACTCTCACAAAGCGAGTGGGGGAGCGACCGTTATCGCGTTGCCGCTTTGTTGAAAATGCTGGCGGACGATCGGCTGAACGGCGAATGGCGCAAAGCAACGCTTGCAATGTTGTCGCAAAAATGCCAAATTCTGTCCCAGGGTTTTGCCAAGCGCAGCAAACTGGCTGAAGCGGCATATTATGAAGAATTGCGCAGGCGGCATTCCTGA
- a CDS encoding tetratricopeptide repeat protein — protein sequence MERLRDEALRFFRMAYQMQMRGNLEQAIAHYKRSLEIEPTAEAHTFLGWTYSMMGRLDEAIAECRRAIKLDPDFGNPYNDIGVYLIEKGQIDDAIPWLKSAVDALRYENREFPHANLGLIYERKLLWPLALVCYERALAVRPDYSLARQAVERLRANLN from the coding sequence ATGGAACGACTGAGAGACGAGGCCTTGCGATTTTTTCGCATGGCCTATCAAATGCAAATGCGCGGCAACTTGGAGCAAGCCATCGCGCACTACAAAAGATCGCTTGAAATCGAGCCAACGGCCGAGGCGCACACGTTTCTCGGCTGGACCTACAGCATGATGGGGCGCCTGGATGAGGCAATTGCTGAATGCCGGCGCGCAATCAAACTCGATCCCGACTTCGGCAATCCCTACAACGACATTGGCGTGTATCTTATCGAAAAAGGCCAGATTGACGACGCTATTCCGTGGCTCAAAAGCGCCGTGGACGCGCTGCGCTATGAAAATCGCGAATTTCCTCATGCCAATCTCGGCTTGATTTACGAACGCAAATTGCTTTGGCCGCTGGCGCTGGTGTGTTATGAACGCGCGCTGGCGGTGCGGCCGGATTACTCGCTCGCGCGGCAGGCCGTGGAACGTTTGCGCGCAAATTTGAATTGA
- a CDS encoding universal stress protein, which translates to MLESLIKATRRNMIQIREILIPTDFAEPPSAALGHAAMLAERFDARLTMLHVLTEKTAAAQPKFPELDPERDELEEFAEGEITERFGLAPLQRLRVRRELRQNAHPGEEIIRFAADHHIDLIVAGTHGRSGLSHLIMGSIAEDLMRDAGCPVLVARTPTAEAVEVMPYLKILAPVDFSPDSAKALRYAVALAHLFDAHLQVLHVIDVPVYPAHYTINIDLAEQFNQDFTAQSHQEMERLLGEFESRPRRYQTHVLTGRPYHEIVTFADANEIDLIVMGTRGLSRLQDFFLGGNTARVIRHAPCPVLAVKLHERDVVQ; encoded by the coding sequence ATGTTGGAATCTTTGATCAAGGCGACGAGGCGCAACATGATCCAAATTCGTGAAATCTTGATTCCCACCGATTTTGCCGAACCGCCAAGCGCGGCGCTCGGGCATGCCGCGATGCTTGCCGAGCGTTTCGATGCGCGGCTCACGATGTTGCACGTGTTGACGGAAAAGACCGCCGCGGCGCAGCCGAAATTTCCCGAGCTGGATCCGGAGCGTGACGAGCTGGAAGAATTCGCCGAAGGTGAGATCACCGAACGCTTCGGTCTCGCGCCGTTGCAGCGTTTGCGCGTGCGCCGCGAGTTGCGCCAAAACGCGCATCCCGGCGAAGAGATAATCCGTTTTGCCGCCGATCATCACATCGACTTGATCGTTGCCGGCACGCACGGCCGCAGTGGCCTGAGCCATTTAATTATGGGCAGCATTGCAGAAGATTTGATGCGTGATGCCGGTTGCCCGGTGCTGGTGGCGCGCACACCGACAGCTGAGGCGGTCGAGGTGATGCCGTATCTCAAGATTCTTGCGCCGGTGGATTTCTCGCCGGATAGCGCCAAAGCCCTGCGTTATGCCGTTGCCCTGGCGCATTTATTCGACGCGCATTTGCAGGTTTTGCATGTGATTGATGTGCCGGTGTATCCCGCGCATTATACCATCAATATCGATCTCGCCGAACAATTCAATCAAGATTTTACGGCGCAGTCGCATCAAGAAATGGAGCGTTTGCTGGGCGAATTCGAGTCGCGGCCGCGCCGTTATCAAACACACGTGCTCACCGGACGGCCGTATCACGAGATCGTCACCTTTGCGGATGCCAATGAAATTGATTTGATCGTGATGGGAACACGCGGCCTGAGCCGGCTGCAGGATTTCTTTCTTGGCGGCAATACCGCCCGCGTCATCCGGCACGCGCCCTGTCCCGTGCTGGCGGTGAAATTGCACGAACGGGATGTTGTGCAATGA
- a CDS encoding aldo/keto reductase encodes MPHATPQDTKIYHTRMGLPKHATCLFGRAGWQVSRLGFGCYRIDAVTPAHAEALAFALRNGINLIDTSTNYGDGESESLVGQVLQELIATGEVRRAEVVIVSKAGYVQGKNLALAQQREREGRPFPEMVKYMDNCWHCLHPDFLADQLDRSLERLQLDRLAVLLLHNPEYFLSHTVKQHAELNAAKDEYYRRLAAAFAFLETQVESGKISWYGISSNTLPHPASHPEFTSLERVWNIAARLAPHFGVVQFPFNLFETGAMRERNLNAGAQTVLEFARAQNLATLANRPLNAMRSGSMTRLASFETISSQQAEEIFPQQLAAVERDFAARICPELEFTHRLQNHDHIFDYAAQLAGGLHAFRNWAHWDYVRQYLIEPQSERALDYLRHLSNNAALWQRWEAEFRSALHAVLTTLAQQHSASVAEASEKIAVQLDHLAPALATTPALSQKALRVLLQSEGLHAVLLGMRRRAYVEDALHALCAEPIPNFYFDFNLWND; translated from the coding sequence ATGCCCCACGCCACTCCACAAGATACCAAAATTTATCACACCCGCATGGGCCTGCCGAAGCATGCGACGTGCTTGTTTGGCCGCGCCGGCTGGCAGGTTAGCCGCCTCGGTTTTGGATGTTACCGCATTGACGCCGTAACGCCGGCGCATGCCGAAGCGCTTGCCTTCGCCCTGCGCAACGGAATTAACTTGATCGACACGTCGACGAATTATGGCGACGGCGAATCCGAGAGTCTGGTTGGCCAGGTTCTGCAAGAGTTGATCGCCACCGGCGAAGTTCGCCGCGCCGAAGTCGTTATCGTCTCGAAAGCCGGATACGTGCAGGGCAAGAATCTCGCGCTGGCGCAGCAACGCGAGCGCGAGGGCCGCCCGTTTCCAGAAATGGTCAAATATATGGACAATTGCTGGCATTGCCTGCATCCTGACTTTCTGGCGGACCAGCTCGACCGCAGCCTGGAGCGGCTGCAACTTGACCGGCTCGCCGTTTTGCTGCTGCACAATCCCGAGTATTTTTTGTCGCACACCGTCAAACAACACGCCGAGCTGAACGCCGCAAAAGACGAATACTATCGCCGACTGGCCGCAGCTTTCGCATTTTTGGAGACACAGGTCGAGAGCGGTAAAATTTCATGGTACGGCATTTCCTCCAACACCCTCCCGCATCCCGCCTCGCATCCGGAATTTACTTCGCTGGAACGTGTTTGGAATATTGCCGCCCGCCTCGCGCCGCATTTTGGCGTGGTGCAGTTTCCCTTCAATCTTTTTGAAACCGGGGCCATGCGCGAGCGCAATCTAAACGCGGGCGCACAAACGGTGTTGGAATTTGCGCGCGCCCAAAATCTCGCAACACTGGCGAATCGCCCGCTAAACGCGATGCGCAGCGGCAGCATGACGCGCCTGGCTTCCTTTGAGACCATTTCATCACAACAAGCGGAAGAAATTTTCCCGCAACAACTTGCCGCGGTCGAACGCGACTTTGCCGCACGCATTTGTCCCGAGCTTGAATTCACCCATCGCCTGCAAAATCATGATCACATATTCGATTATGCCGCGCAGCTCGCCGGCGGTTTGCATGCGTTTCGCAATTGGGCGCATTGGGATTACGTTCGACAGTACTTGATCGAACCGCAAAGCGAGCGTGCGTTAGATTATTTGCGCCATCTGAGTAACAATGCGGCGCTTTGGCAAAGGTGGGAGGCAGAGTTTCGTTCGGCGCTGCACGCCGTGCTCACGACGCTGGCGCAGCAACACAGCGCGAGCGTTGCCGAAGCGTCAGAAAAAATTGCGGTGCAGCTCGACCATCTCGCGCCCGCATTGGCAACGACGCCGGCTTTATCACAGAAAGCCTTGCGCGTGCTCCTGCAAAGCGAGGGTCTGCACGCGGTATTGCTGGGCATGCGTCGACGCGCATATGTCGAAGACGCATTACACGCCCTGTGCGCCGAACCGATTCCGAATTTTTATTTCGATTTCAACCTATGGAACGACTGA
- a CDS encoding cold shock domain-containing protein, with the protein MQYGTVKKWDPAKGFGFITSDDDEDLFVHANDLDAGVPGRQLKPGQRVGFDVQREMKGDRAVRVRLMR; encoded by the coding sequence ATGCAATACGGCACTGTCAAAAAATGGGATCCCGCCAAAGGCTTTGGCTTCATTACCAGCGATGACGATGAGGATTTGTTCGTGCACGCGAATGATTTGGACGCGGGCGTGCCCGGCCGCCAGCTCAAGCCCGGCCAACGCGTCGGATTTGATGTTCAGCGTGAAATGAAGGGTGATCGCGCCGTGCGTGTGCGGCTGATGAGATAA